Genomic DNA from Streptomyces venezuelae:
GACTCGGTGACGCTGGCGGACGCCGACGCGGTGGCGCGGGCCGCCCTGCGCACGGCCGTCGGCACCGCCGCGGCGCCTCCCGAACCTCGCACCGAGCCGAAGCGGAACCTCCGAATGACCGAATGTTGAACTTGCAAGCACTAATTAGGTTGCCCTAATCTTGGGCCTCCGCTCGGTTACCGTCCCCCAACCGAAGGAGTCCCCCACCATGACTGGACGTCTCAACAGCGCCCAGCCCTACGCCATCGGCCTGTTCCGCATAGTGATCGGCCTGCTCTTCGCCTGCCACGGCGCCGCGTCCCTCTTCGGCGTCCTCGGCGGCGCCGCGGGCGGCGGCACGATCGACGCCGGCACGTGGCCCGGCTGGTACGCGGCCGTCATCCAGCTCGTCGGCGGCATCCTGGTCCTGCTCGGCCTCGGCACCCGCGCCGCCGCGTTCGTCTCGTCCGGCTCGATGGCCTACGCCTACTTCAAGGTCCACCAGCCCGAGGCCCTGTGGCCCATGGAGAACGGCGGCGAGGCCGCGGCCATCTTCTGCTGGGCGATGCTGCTCTTCGTCTTCACCGGGTCCGGCGCGCTCGGCCTCGACCGGCTCTTCGCCTCGCGCGGCGAGAGCGGCGACAAGGAGGACGCGGACGCGAAGCGCACGCCGGTCGCGGCCTGACCCGCGCGGCACGCCCCGGCACCTGACGGCGCCCTCTTCCCCGGCACGTACGGGGAAGAGGGCGCCGTCGCCGTACGCGCCCCGAGCCGCCCGACGACCCACGCCCGTCGCCCTACACCCCCCACGCCCCGTCCGACTCCTGCGCCTCGGGGAGGGCCGCGAACGGCACCGTGAAGCACGCGGCCCGGTCACCGGCGCCGCCCGGCTCGTCGTGCAGCACGACGGAGGCCGCCTCCCCGGGCCTGAACCCCCAGCCGTGCCGGGCGGTCGCCTTCCCGGAGCCATCCGTTCCGGCGGTGAAGTCGAGCCACACCTCGTTC
This window encodes:
- a CDS encoding DoxX family protein, whose translation is MTGRLNSAQPYAIGLFRIVIGLLFACHGAASLFGVLGGAAGGGTIDAGTWPGWYAAVIQLVGGILVLLGLGTRAAAFVSSGSMAYAYFKVHQPEALWPMENGGEAAAIFCWAMLLFVFTGSGALGLDRLFASRGESGDKEDADAKRTPVAA